Genomic window (Vicinamibacterales bacterium):
GCGCGCACGTGCAGGCCGGCGAGCCGGAACGCGGTTCGGTCGCCGACATTGCGCCGACGGTGCTCTACTACCTCGGCCTTCCGATCGGCCGCGACATGGACGGCCGTGCCCGCACCGACGTCTTCACCGCCGACTTCACGAGCGCCCGGCCGGTCACGTTCATTCCGAGCTACGGACGGTAGGAAAGGACGAGCGGCCAGCCGCGAGTCCCTAGCCGCTGTGCACGGCGCGGAGTATACTGAGCGCCGCTCTTTAACGCGGACCCGCGAGTTCGCAAAGAGGTGACCATGCCGCACGTACGTTCCGTTCCTGGCGCTTCCTGCGCCGCTTCGAAATCCCTGAGTCCCTGTTCCCGCGTCCCCGGTGCCTGCGCCGGCGGTGCCGAGCGCAGCGAGGCGCCGCCATGCCAGTCGTGATGGACGGCGATCGCATCAACCGCGCGCTGGTGCGCATCGCCCACGAGATCGTCGAGCGCAACCGCGGCGTGGGCGATCTCGCCATCATCGGCGTGCGCTCCCGCGGCGTGCCGCTCGCGCGTCGCATCGCCGCCGCCCTCAAGCAGATCTCGGGGGATGACGTGCCGGTGGGCGCGCTCGACATCACGCTGTACCGTGACGATCTGATGCGCCAGACGGTCGGGCCGCAGCCGCTCGTCCGGCGCACCGAGATCCCGTTCTCCATCGACGACCGCGTGATCGTGCTCGTGGACGACGTGCTCTTCACCGGGCGTACGACGCGGGCCGCGCTCGACGCCCTCATCGACTTCGGCCGGCCTCGCGCCATCCAGCTCGTCGCGCTCGTGGACCGCGGACACCGGGAGTTGCCGATCAAGGCCGACTACGTCGGCAAGAACCTCCCGACGTCG
Coding sequences:
- the pyrR gene encoding bifunctional pyr operon transcriptional regulator/uracil phosphoribosyltransferase PyrR produces the protein MPVVMDGDRINRALVRIAHEIVERNRGVGDLAIIGVRSRGVPLARRIAAALKQISGDDVPVGALDITLYRDDLMRQTVGPQPLVRRTEIPFSIDDRVIVLVDDVLFTGRTTRAALDALIDFGRPRAIQLVALVDRGHRELPIKADYVGKNLPTSRRENVHVRLTDTDGTDEVSVDSEA